The genomic DNA TCTCCAGCAGGTAGAGATGGTAGGCACCCTTGTCTTTGTAAAAACCGACGCCACCACCATTGGCGTCGTCGAAGGCTTCGATGCGAACGGCGATTTCGTCATGCTGCATGTGCCGATCATACATAGGAACACCTCAGGGCACGTGATTCACTTTGCCGCAGGTTTGCCTGCTTGCATGGTCAGCGACAAGGGATTCGAAACATGGGATGAAACATCATGCCCCCTTCTTGCCGCCGTCTCCGGGCGATCCCGTTCCCCAGATCCTGCGCGATTGGCTGCAGGCGCTGCGCCCGTGCTTCACGGCGCCCAGTTGGGAGCACATGCTCGTCCTGGTCATGGGGGCCGTGCTGGCCCCGGGCAAGCGCACCGTCAGCGCCTGCCTGCGGATGACCGGGCGCGCCGAGGCGAAAAACTTTTCGAGCTACCATCAGCTCCTTAACCGCGCCCGCTGGGAGTCTCGCGATATGTCTCGGCGCCTGCTGGCCATGATCATCGACCGCCTCGTGCCGGAGGGTCCCGTGGTCATCGGGATGGACGATACAATCGAGCGCCGATGGGGGCGCAAAATCACTGCGCGCGGCATCTATCGCGATCCTGTCCGCTCCAGCCATGGCCACTTCGTCAAAGCCAGCGGGCTGCGCTGGTTGAGCTTCATGGTGCTGACGCCGGTCCCTTGGGCAGGTGTTGTGAAGGCCCTCCCGGTGCTCACCCTGTTGGCCCCCTCGGAGCGCTCCGACCACCAGCGCGGACGCAGGCACAAGCTGCTGACCGACTGGGCCCGCCAAGGGGCGCTCCAGCTCTGTCGCTGGATGCCAGAGCGCGACATCGTCTTCGTGGGCGATAGCGGCTTCGCTGTCCATGAACTGGCGTACGCCATCGGCGGCCGAGCAACCCTCATCAGCCGACTGCGGCTCGACGCCAATCTCTACGCGGCCCCTCCAAAACGTGACGGCCACACCCTCGGACGCCCGGCGCAGAAGGGGCCACCCTTGCCCAAGCTGAAAACGCTGCTTTCAAACCCGACCACGCCCTGGAAAAGGATCACCGCGTCCTCCTGGTATGGGCGCAAGCACCATAAGGCACTCGAAATTACCTCGAGCACCGCATTGTGGTACCGACCTGGTACGCCGCCCAAGCCAATTCGCTGGGTCCTCGTCAGGGATCCTGACGGCCGGCGCGCTCCGCAAGCTTTCTTCAGCACCGATACAACGCTCGATCCTGCCGACATCATCGCCCTGTTCGTCCGCCGCTGGCAGGTCGAGGTCACCTTCGCCGAAACCCGCGCCCATCTTGGCGTCGAAACCCAACGGCAATGGTCCGACAAAGCTATCGCCCGCACCACGCCGGCGCTGCTTGGTCTCTACAGCCTTATCTCTTTGTGGGCGTGCGATCTGTTGTCCAAGTCGAGCATTCCTTATGCCGCAGCCTGGTATCGTAAGACCCATCTCACCTTCACCGATGCCATCGGCGCCGTAAGGCTCGCCTTATGGGTCGGAGACATTTATCAACACTCCCCGCCGCACCGGGAAAGACACAAAATCCCTCCCGACCGTCTCGTGCGTATGGCAGAGGCTCTCTGCTTCGCCGCATAATGTACAAAGTCGAGCTGAGAGCCCGACTCTCAATTAATACCGATTGATTTCAATTCCTTGCGATAAGCCGGATGGAGGCGATGAGCAGGCATGCCTCAAAAGATGCCATTGGCACTTTTCGATCTTGATGTTTGGTTCGAGGAAGCTCAAGAAAACCGGCAATCATGCCATGTCGAAAGGATCACCGGGCGGTGATGGCCTCCTGCGTGATTTCGAACTGAGCCAAGTGGTCTGTGAATTGCTGTAGTGCCGGCTGCAATGCCCCGGACAACCATCCGCAATGGGTGGGGACCCGGTCACTAATGTCCAGAATCGGCCGCGCAACAAGTCGTTTGTCAATGGTTTGAACCTGGCATTCAGGGAGGATCGATACTCCGAGACCGCAAGAGACCAGCCCTATAATCGCGCGGGATTCCGGGACCCTCAGCACGATTCGGGGATTGATGCCCGCTTTATCCCAGTGGCGAAACAGATGCGCGTTGAATGTTCTCCACGAAGCCGTCTCACCTAAAATGAAAGGCAAGTCGGCAAGATCAGCAAGCCGGAGTTGGTCAGGAACCCCAACAGGGTGATCGACGGGTAAGATCGCCAGCAATCGGTCGGACTGAATGTCGATGGTGCGGACGTCGGCGCGAAGCGACGGTCCGGTCATAAAGCCGACATCAAGACGTCCTTTGTCCAGCATATCAAGCTGTCGTTCCGTATGGGCCTGAGTGAGCCGGATATGAATTTCTGGCGCGAGACCATGGAACGATTTGATGATGTCGGGCAAGCGACCGGAAACCACGGTGTCAGTATAGCCGACATTCAGGTGCCCCGCATATCCCTGTGCAACCTTCTGTGTCAGGTCTATGACGTCGCCCAGATCCCGCAGCACACGTTCGCAACCTGTGGCGAAAGCATGGCCAGCGACGGTAAGTTTTACGTGCCGGTTCGTCCGTTCGAGCAGCTTTACGCCCACCTCTCCCTCAAGCTGTACAATAGCGCGGCTCAGCGCAGGCTGGGTGATATTCAACTGCTGCGCTGTCCGCCGGAAATTCAGTTCCTTGGAGAGGCTCCAGAAATACCGCAACCTCCTCAAGCCTGTCTCCACTGTTCCAAACCCCTTCCCAGTGATGCACGCCAGGCATCAATAAGGCGAAAACTTTACATTATACGAACCATTGGCGTCATGCTAGCGTCGTTTTGCATCTAAATCGCTACGGCACGGGGAAAATATGACATGTCCAGATTCTCGAAAAGTACAATTGCAAGTCTAGCTTTCGGAATCGCACTTGTGGGATCAGGTCCCGCACTGGCGGCTGAATTGACCATGAACCTCGGCTGGGAAACCCCGCTGGACTCAGACTATGGCGTGCTTGCTGAAGAGTTTAAGAAGCTGGTCGACGATTATTCCGAAGGTAGTATTGAGGTCAAGTTGCGCCACTCGGGCCAAATCGGGGGCGAGGATAATGCGTTCAAAGCGTTACAACTTGGCACTGTCGACGCCTACTTCATCTCTCCGGGCAACGTCTCGCCCAGCTGGCCTTTGATGGACGTAATGGTTTTGCCTTACACGTTCGAAAACACCGATCACTTGCGCGCGGTCGCAAATGGTCCTGCGGGAGCGTCCCTGAAGCGGCAACTGCAGGAGCAGACCGGTGTTCATCTGCTGACATTTGGCGGACCCAGCTATCGTGACTTTTTCAACTCGGTGCGGCCGATCAACACCATCGAGGACATGGATGGTCTGAAGATTCGCGTTCCAAAAAACAAGGTGATGCTTGCAACCTTTACTGCATTCGGTGCTGAGCCTGTGCCTCTGGCCTGGTCCGAAACCCCTACGGCATTGCAGACCGGGACCATCGACGGAGGCGACAACGGGACGAACATCATCCAGGAAATGAAGTTCTATGAATACGCCAAGTATCTGACCGTACTTGATCATTTTGCCGGCTTCACTCCGATGTTTGTTTCTGACGCGTTCATGAAAAAGCTCTCTGAAGATCAGGTGGAGGCGGTTCAACGTGCGGCGGACGAAGCTGGAGAGTTTCACATGCAGTACATGATAGGCCGCATCGAAGAAGTTCGTACCTGGCTCGCCACGGAAGGCGGCATGGAAGTAACGCGCCCCGATCGCACCGCATTCATTGCAGCGGCAGAAACTGTTCAGCAAGAAGTCGCAGCTGAGCGCGGCGAGGCTTTTGCCGCTCTGCTCAAAGAGATCCGGGACGCCGCAAAATAACGCAGGCATCTTTTTCTGATCGCACGGAGCCACTTAAGCTCCGCGCGCCATCTGCCGCTTGCCCATGCGACAGGAGTCCCGCAGATGTCTGCTATTCCACGGCTTATCGAACGTCATACTGAAGAAGTTATCTGTGCCTTGGCGCTCAGCATAATGGCGATCTGCGTTTTTCTGCAGGTTGTCATGCGCTACGTCTTTCATTCCGCGCTGCCATGGAGTGAGGAAGTCGCGTCCATTGCCATGGTATGGGCCGTGTATATGGGTGCGTCTCTCTGTGTGCGGGAACGGTTTCACATCCGGATCATGGCAGGAATACTGCTCTTTCCACGAACCATCGCCAAGTGGTTTGTGTTTCTCGCTGATCTGTTTGCCGCAGTCTATTGCATTTTGATGCTGATCGTGTCGGTCGAGTATCTCGGTGTGCTGGCGCGCTATCCTGCGCACACCCCAAGCCTGGGTATCGACGAATTCTATCCGCAATCGATCCTGGTGATCGGGCATCTGCTGATCTTGCTCCGTCTGGTTCAGGTTTACGTGATCTGGCTGCGCCTGGACGGCAAGGGGATTCCAGGCATGCGCGCAGAACACGAAGTGGAATCTTCGCATGAATGAACTTGTCATTCTGGCCCTGGTGTTTACCGGTCTCACCTTGATCGGCGCGCCGCTTTTTGCGGCGGTCGGATTGACGACCTTCCTGGCGCTGTTTTTGATAGAAATCCCGTCTACCTTGATGGCGCAGATCGGCTACACGGGGCTTACACCGTTTCCTCTGCTGACCATTCCACTGTTCGTCCTCGCCGGGCGCTTGATGGAAGTCGGTGGCCTGGGAACACGGTTGATAGCCGTGGCAACCAACCTCGTCGGTGCCTATCGCGGCAGTCTGGGCCTGGTAACAGTGTTCGCATGTATGCTGTTCGCAGCGCTTTCCGGGTCGGGTCCCGCCACCACTGCGGCCATCGGTTCCATGACTGTTCCGGCAATGCAGCGCGAGGGCTATCATACGCCGTTTGCCGCCGCCATTGCCGCCGCAGCCGGTGCGCTCGGCAGTCTGATCCCACCCTCCAACCTGATGATCATTTACGGTCTTGTCTCGGAAACTTCGATTCCGCGCCTGTTCCTGGCGGGCTTCATTCCCGGCTTCGTAGTCACTGCCTTCCTTATGATCACCACCTATATCATTGCGCGGCGCAAGGGTTACGGTGGATCCGGCGACCCTTTCTCCTGGGCCCCCGCACTGCGTGCAATGTGGGATGGGAAATGGGCAATTGGCGCCCCGGTGCTGATACTCGGCGGGATTTATGGCGGGGCATTCACCCCAACCGAGGCGGCTGCAGTTGCCGTGTTCTATGCCCTGTTCGTTGGTGCCGTCGTGCACCGCGAACTGACTGCGCGCAAGCTGTTCGAAAGTCTTCGCTTCACGGCGTTAATGACCGGACTTTTGATCCTGCTGGCTCCCACCTTGGCCTTCGGGCAGCTCTCGGCCTTCTATGATGTGCCGGCTGCAGTTGAAGCCTTGATCACCAGCATGACCGTCAACGTATATATCGTGCTGATACTGATCGGCATATTCTACATTATTATCGGTACCTTCATGGAGTCGCTGGCACAGATTATTCTGTTCACCTCGGTGTTTCTGCCGCTGGTGGTTGGACTGGGCGTCGATCCGGTTGTGTTTGGTGTGTTCACCGTCATCACCTGCGAGATTGGCTTTCTGACGCCGCCATTGGGCGGAAACCTCAACGTCGCGGCCCGAATCTCGGGCGTCAGTATTGAACAGGTTTCGGTCGCTGTGCTGCCTTTCATCGCAGCGTACTGCCTGGGTCTTCTGTTGATTATCTTTTTTCCGGAAATGTCGCTCTGGCTTCCAAATCTATTCTATGGGCCAGCCCGCTAGCCCCAATCCAAGGAGCAACAACGATGCTTGATACACTTCTGACAAATGGCGTTATCTATGACGGGTCCGGACGCGACCCGTTGCGCGGTGACATTGGCATCAAGGACGGACGAATTGCAGATATCGGCAAGCTTGCGGGTTCCCAGGCCGAGCGGCACGTCGAACTGGACGGGCTGGCTGTGGCACCGGGTTTCATCGACCTGCACACCCACTCAGATTTCACCCTTGCTGCAGACGGACGGGCGCAAAGCCAAGTACACCAGGGCGTTACCACCGAAGTGATCGGCCAATGCGGCTATTCATGCGCTCCCGTGCACAGCGTCCGCGATGTCGAAATCATGGCGCCAGGGTATGCCGATGGTATGGTCGACGTCGACTGGCAGAGCTTTGGCGAGTACCTGGATCATCTCGACAAAATCTCGTTGGGCGTGAACGTGGCCGCATTCGTCGGACACGGGACCATTCATCGAGCCGTCCTGGGTGATGCGTTGCGCGCTGCGGACGACGCAGAGCTGGACAAGATGAAGGGGTTGCTGAGTGAGAGCATCGACGGTGGTGCCTATGGCTTTTCCACCGGACTGGAATACTGGCCCGGAAGTCTGGCCTCGCCCGACCAGCTTGCAGAAATGATCGGCATCGCAGCAAAGCGGGGCGTGCTCTATGCCACCCATGTGCGCAATCGCGACTTGTTCTATGACATCGGTTTTGGAGAAGCGATTTCCACCGCCCGGGCGGCTGGCGCACGACTGCAGATTTCGCATATCCAGCCCAAGTATGGCGCTCCCGCTTACGCGATGCAGCATGCCATCGATATGGTCAACGAGGCCAAGGGCCATGGTGTCGATGTGGCCTATGATGTGATCCCGCACGATTGGTCGCACACCCGGGTATCAGCCATTCTACCGCAGTGGGCGCAGGAAGGCGGCGTTGCAACTGTGCAGGCGCGACTGAAGGATTCAGCGACAAGGCTGCGAATCAAGGGCAATCGGCGACCGATGTGGAGGCTTGTGAATGATGGGCAGTGGCACAAGATCGTGCTCATGCAATCGACCATCAATCCCGAACTCGTCGGCTTGACCTTTGACGAGATTGGTGCCCGCCGCAATGTCGACCCCTACGATGCTGCGCTCGATCTGCTTATTGAAGAGGGGGAGCATATGAACCACCTGATGTGGACTTCGCAATCCTTCTCTGAGGATGATATTCGCCTGGCGATTTCGCAGCCCGATTGCGCGATCATCTCGGACACGTTGGCGCTGGCTCCCGAGGGATGTCTCAAACACCACGTCGGCTCGCTCAGCGGCTATGGCTGGGCGGCACGGTTCCTGCAACACTATGTCCGCGATCACAAGGTGTTGTCGCTGTCCGAAGGCGTACGGCGTCTGACATCGCTGCCGGCAGAGCGCCTGGGAGTGGCGGATCGGGGTGTGATCAAGTCCGGGGCCTGGGCCGACATTACCGTTTTTGATGCTGACCAGATAGCCAGTCACTGTGACGTGGAAGAGCCACGGCGTTTTGCGACCGGGATCGCTCATGTGCTGGTCAATGGTGTGTTCTCGATGTTCGAGGGTGCACGAACCAAGCACGACAACGGGCGCGTATTGCGCTCGCACTGATCGCGTTGTCTGCGTGAACCCACCGGTTGTTCAATATGGGACGATGGGCCGACGTCTGAAAATGCATCTTGCGTTGGTGGAGCGTGTCGTTAACGACGATCCGTGCCGATTTTCCCTGGAGTCGCAAGATCACGCCGGGACGTACATGGATGCGTATGAAAAATCACGCCAGACGCATTGTCGGCACTGATATTGGAAGGAAAAATCTATGGGTTCGTTGAGGTGGGGTATTCTGGCACCAGGGGGAATTGCAGCATTGTTTGCCCAGGACCTTGGTTCGGCTGGTCGGACATTTCTGGCTGTTGGTTCACGCAGTCAGGAGAGGGCGGACCAATTTGCCGCCAAATATGGCGCGGCAAGGGCCTATGGGAGCTACGAGGCTCTGGTCAATGACCCGGATATAGAGGCGGTTTACATCGCTTCGCCCCATTCCGAGCATGCAGCCCATGCTGAACTGGCATTACGCCACGGCAAGCATGTTCTCGTTGAGAAGCCGTTCACGTTGACCGGAGAACAGGCGCGCCGGGTTCGCGACGTGGCACGTGAGACGGGCTTGTTCGCCATGGAGGCGATGCGGACCCGCTTTATGCCGCATACTGTGCGCAGCCACCAGCTGATTGAGGAAGGAGCGCTGGGCGAAATTCGGGCGCTGACCGCAGACCATTGTCAGCGGCTGGACTCTGACCCTGTGGGGCGTCTGTGGAACCCGATCCTGGGCGGCGGGGCTCTGCTCGATCTGGGCATTTACAATGTGTCTTTTGCCTCCGATTACCTGGGCGCGCCCGAGCACATCAACGCAGTGGCTACAATGACTTCCACTGGCGTTGATTTGTCGACTTCCATGATTTTCCGATATGCCAATGGCGCTATTGCCAGCTTGCAGACGGCCATGGACGCGCGTGGACCCAACCGGGCGGCGATCATTGGCGAGAAGGCCCGCATCGAGATGGGCTCCGTGTTCTACAGGTCTTCCAGGTTCAAGCTGTTCAACGGCAAGGACGAACTGATTGAAGATTTCTCCGAGCCCTATCCCTTCTGGGGCAAGCAATATGAAGCCCAGGAAGTGGAGCGCTGCATTGCCGCCGGCCTCACCGAGAGTCCGCGCATGAGCCTCGATGAGACTGTTACAATCATCGAGACCATTGATAAAGTCCGCCAGCAGATCAACCTGACATATCCAGAATAGGATTCACCTGAAACAGCCTCCGGCAATTCCGCGAAGTGTGTGGATACCCGGATTTGCAAGTTGAGAGGCGGATTTCAAACTTGCAATGCAAAATCGCATTTCTAATGAGCATAGTGTTCGACTTCCAGAACGGGCGGGTTGCCGCCCCAGCGGCGGAGTAAGATGATGATGAAACCTGTCTTCAGCGGAAGCTTTACCCAGCAAGCAAAAATCCCGGACGCTGCGATCGCAGCCGCGCTGGAGGTGCTCAGGCACGGTCGCCTGCATCGTTACAACACGGTCGCTGCTGAACCCGGCGAGACGGCGTTGCTGGAACAGGAATTTGCACATTGGCAGGGTGCAAGATACTGCCTTGCCTGCGCGTCGGGCGGTCAGGCGATGCAGATTGCGCTGCGCGCGGCAGGCGTTAAATCCGGCGATCCTGTCCTGACCAACGGGTTCACGCTCGCTCCGGTTCCAGGTGCAATAGCGGCGGTGGGCGGCGCGACGGTCCTGGTGGAAGTCACGGCTGATCTGGTGATTGATCTTGCCGATCTGGAACAGAAGGCCCGAAATGTCTCCGCCAGATACCTGCTGCTTTCGCATATGCGGGGTCACCTGGTAGACATGAAGCGTCTGTCCGATATCGCCAAGCGTCTCAATTTGACGGTGATTGAGGATTGCGCACACACCATGGGGGCTAGTTGGGCAGGGACGAAAAGCGGTAATTTTGGCCATGCCGGATGTTTTTCCACCCAGACATACAAGCACATGAATTCTGGCGAAGGCGGGCTGCTTACCTCAAACGATCCGGATTTCATGGCACGGGCGACCATTCTGTCGGGGTCCTACATGCTTTATGGCCGGCACGGTGCCGGGCCCGATTCCGAATATTTTGAAGGCCCGCGTCTGAATATGCCCAACATGTCCGCGCGGATGGATAACCTGCGTGCCGCAATCCTGCGCCCCCAACTCAGAGAACTGGACCACTCTATCGAGTCATGGAACGAGCGTTATGACATCATTGCAAAACATTTGAAGGAATGCAGTGCGGTGGCATTGCCCAAGCGCCCGGATGATGGAAAATTCGTTGGCAGTTCAATTCAGTTCAGAATTCCAGACATCCATCCGGATACCGCCAACGCGTTGCTTGCAGGCCTTGCGCAGCGGGGTGTCGAGGTCAAATGGTTCGGGGGTGCAACGCCAATTGGGTTTACATCGTCGCATGACAGCTGGCGCTATTTGCAGCGCCAGTCCTTACCCGTTACCGACAATGTGTTGGCAAGCCTGTTCGATATGCGCTTGCCTCTGGCCTTTTCACTCAAAGATTGCGCGTTGATTGCTGATATCCTTGTGGATGAAATCTCAGCCGTGACCCGTGCCGCGGCATGAATGCCCCACTCAGAAGTGGACTTGCTCCGATAACGCAGAGAGGTTTTCACTCTACCCGTGCCACTGCGGTTTTGAATTTTATCGGCGATTTATAGCCCAATGCTGAATGGCACCGGACTGGATTGTAGATCCCCCTATGTATCGGCCAAGGGCCTTTGTGGAAAGCTTCAACGGCAGCTTCAGAGACCAATGGCTAATGAAACACTCTTCTCATCGCTTCCTAAAGCGCGAGAACAGATCACCGTATGGAAGGGGGACTACGACGTGGAAAGGCCGCACTCATCATTGGGCAATATTACGCCCAGTGAATTCTCCGAACAACCGTAAGTAAGTTGGGTCTCAGGTCACGACTGTGACGCTGCCAGGGCAGCGTCACAGTCGCTTTCGAAAGAGCGATCAAAATAACCGCTCCACAAGTTACTTATTCAACGCTGTTGCAATGCGCGCGCCCAGATCCGCATCGACATTGCGCCAATATTCCAGTGCCCGCTCCAGAACGGGTGTGGAAACGCCGGCTTTGAGATGGCCCGCGATGTTGTTGACCAGGCGCTCGCGTGCGGCATCGTCCATTACCTCACGGACAAGTATCCCGGCCTGACTCCAGTCATCGTCGTCTTCGCGCAATGTATAGGCTTGACGCACCATGTCGCCATCGGCGTACCACAGGCCGGCATCGTCGGTGAGAGATGGGTCCGCAGCAGGCCCGCCTTTGGAATTTGGCGCATAAACCGGATCGGACACATTCTCGGTTCGCATCGCGCCATCCTTGCTGTAACTGTGAACAGGCGATCGTGGCTTGTTGACTGGAATCTGCTTGTAATTCACACCCAGCCGCGCCCGATGGGCATCTGAATAGGCGAACCCGCGCCCCAGCAGCATCTTGTCCGGGCTCAAACCAATGCCGGGCACCAGATTATTGGGTTCAAACGCAGCCTGTTCGATTTCGGTGTGAAAGTCCGTTGCATTTCGGTTCAACGTAAGTTTGCCGACCTCAATCAGTGGATAGTCCCCGTGCGGCCAGACCTTGGTCAAATCAAACGGGTTCAGGCGATATGTTCTGGCTTCTTCAAACGGCATAATCTGCATCGATAGGGTCCAGCTTGGAAAATTGCCGTCCTTGATCGAATTGAACAGGTCGCGACGATGGTAGTCTCCGTCTTCCCCGGCCATTTTATCGGCTTCGGCTTGCGTCAGAAATTCATTTCCCTGGTCAGTCTGGAAATGATATTTGACCCAGAACTTCTCACCTTGCGCGTTGATCCACATATAGGTGTGGCTGGAAAAGCCGTCCATATGCCGCCAGGTTTTAGGAATGCCGCGATCTCCCATCAGCCAGGTAACCTGGTGGGCCGACTCCGGTGACAATGACCAGAAATCCCACTGCATATCATGATCGCGCAGGCCATTGTCTGCACGCCGTTTCTGTGAACGGATGAAATGCTGGAACTTCATCGGGTCGCGAAGGAAAAAGACCGGCGTATTGTTGCCGACCATGTCGTAATTTCCTTCGGTCGTATAAAACTTCAGCGAGAAGCCGCGTGGGTCCCGCCAGGTGTCCGGGCTGCCGCGCTCGCCAGCGACAGTGGAAAACCGAATCAGGGTGTCGGTTTTTGTGCCAGGTTGAAATACCGCTGCTCTAGTGTATTTGCTGACATCCTTGGTGACTTCGAAATGGCCGAATGCACCGCTGCCTTTGGCGTGGGGCTGGCGTTCGGGGATGCGCTCCCGGTTGAAATTCGCCATTTGCTCAATCAAATAATGATCATGCAGCACAATCGGGCCATCCCGCCCGACGGTTAGCGAATGTTCATCACTGGCAACTGGAATTCCGGCATCCGTGGTTGTGGGAGGTACTTTTTTGTCGGTCAAATTCTTGGCTCCTTGTCTTGTCATATCGCAGATGGCCGCAACGGATCATCCTGCCCGTCGAGCTGGATTTATCCGCCATGGTCATTTCGCCTGTTGTCGAATGTGGCTGCTGTCATCGTACCCAAATACAAACTGAATTGAAAGCGTCCGGCCACACCGATCTGTCGCAGCCAGCCGGGTAGTCCTGTGACCGGCAATACAGCCGGGGTCGTCAGTTGGCCAGGCCTGCGGATTGACGCCGATGAAGTGAGCGATCCCATGCTGACAGGGAAACCGAAGAGCCGGGAGCAAACGAAAGCCGGGTGAAACCGGATTGCTGGTTGTCGCAGGAACTGCTTGTGTCAATTGCGGTTTTTGCGCGCTAATTCAACCGATGTTGCGACAGATGCTCTTCAATTCGGTGAGTTCGTCGATCCACACATCTGCCGGTAATCCGGGATTTTTATACGCAACCAGCGTCAGTCCGGCCGCCTGTGCACTTCTGGCGCCGGAAGAGCTGTCCTCGACGGCCAGGCCTTCAGATGGCGCGATGCCCATTTGACTCAAAGCCTGTAAATAGGGCGCAGGTGAAGGTTTGGCTTCGCTGACATCATCAAGACTGATGCTGAATTCGAAAACTCCGTTGATGCCAAGGAAATCAAGGTTGGTATCAACCACCCTGCGTCCCGAGTTGGAAACGGCCGCTTGGCGGTAACCAAGCCCATGCAGGCTATGGATGGTGTCAAGCGCACCCGGCATGATATGCAGCATTTCACAGTGTTGCGCGTAATAATCGTCTATAAATGCATTCCATGCGCTCACGGTTAGATTTTCCGCGAATCGGTGCTTGAGCGCTTGCCACACACCAATGATATCGACACCTATGAAGGTCTCATCGGGCAAGTCTGAAATATCGACATTGAACCGCTTGCAAACCGCCAGCAAGGCTTGCAAATGCAAAGGTTCACTATCGACCAGGGTACCATCGATATCCCAAAAAACCGCCTTAATACTCATCCACTGCCTTCCTTGCGGCGCGATGGGCGGTATAGGTTTCACGAAACAATTGATACCCCTTGTCGTACAATCCGGCAGTCTCGGGCCTGGGTTGTAGCAGTTCCCCGTATGTGACGTAGCGGTCGATCCCTGCCCAGTCTTCACTGAGGCCAACCCCCATAGCTGCTACCCAGGCTGCTGCCAGACAGGAACCGGGATGCCCTATCAGCAATTGGACAGGTTTTTGCAGAACATCGGCACAGATCTGCATCCAGAACTGCGAATTCGCTCCCCCGTCAGATGCAAGAACTCGTCGCGCCGGATGTCCCATTTCGGCAAAGACTTCGACGTGATGGCGAAGCGCATAAGCATATCCTTCCAGCATCGCACGCCAGACATGGCGCAAATCGTGACTGAGGCTGAGCCCATGAATGATGCCACGGGCATCGGTATCGTGGATCGGCGTTTTCTCACCGAGAAAATAGGGAATGATCTGAACGCCGTCAGCACCCGCAGGCGTGGTTGCAGATATGATGTCCAGATGCTGGTGCAAGGTGAGACCGGCTTTTTGTGCGGCCGGCAACTCACCGCCGGCAAATTTGTCTGCAAACCAGTTGAGCGATGACCCGCCTGACGCCATGCAGCCGTTTGGCATGAACATATCGGGGATCAGGTGATAGTCGAGGAACATTCTTGGGTCCGGCGATACTGTCTGGGTCGCTATCAGAACATCTATCGACCCGCCAAACTTCAGCAGCATATCCCCCGGCTGCGTGACGCCTGCTGCCAGCCCCGAAGCGATGTGATCAGCAGCGCCGCCGACAACGGGCGTGCCAACGCTCAGACCTGTCGCCTGCATTGCCGAGTGCGTGACGTGTCCAAGAATTTTCTCCGATCGAATTTTATCGGGAATACAGGCGCGCGGGCAGTGCGCCAGTGCTATGAGATCGTCTGAAAGCTCATGATTTGCCAGATCGACAAAGCCTGCCTCCAGCGCCCAGTTTTGTTCAATGGCCTTTTGACCGGTCAGCTTCCAATTGATAAAA from Pararhizobium sp. IMCC3301 includes the following:
- a CDS encoding FGGY-family carbohydrate kinase, with amino-acid sequence MSDSIDCVLGLDIGTTSTIGILIGLPDRVLAKTSRPVTLSSPKVGWAEENPQDWWSNVTEIIPELLEQSGVPPQAIKAIGVTGMLPALVILDQNDTIIRPAIQQSDGRCGAQVTEIAGEIDEAEFTQTAGNGINQQLIAAKLRWLEQNEPDNFKRIATVFGSYDFINWKLTGQKAIEQNWALEAGFVDLANHELSDDLIALAHCPRACIPDKIRSEKILGHVTHSAMQATGLSVGTPVVGGAADHIASGLAAGVTQPGDMLLKFGGSIDVLIATQTVSPDPRMFLDYHLIPDMFMPNGCMASGGSSLNWFADKFAGGELPAAQKAGLTLHQHLDIISATTPAGADGVQIIPYFLGEKTPIHDTDARGIIHGLSLSHDLRHVWRAMLEGYAYALRHHVEVFAEMGHPARRVLASDGGANSQFWMQICADVLQKPVQLLIGHPGSCLAAAWVAAMGVGLSEDWAGIDRYVTYGELLQPRPETAGLYDKGYQLFRETYTAHRAARKAVDEY